Proteins encoded by one window of Arachis ipaensis cultivar K30076 chromosome B04, Araip1.1, whole genome shotgun sequence:
- the LOC107639122 gene encoding potassium transporter 11 (The sequence of the model RefSeq protein was modified relative to this genomic sequence to represent the inferred CDS: added 111 bases not found in genome assembly), protein MASRVESDEDGDNKGSMWDLDQKLDQPMDEEAGRLKNMYREKKFSALLLLRLAYQSLGVVYGDLGTSPLYVFYNTFPHGAKDREDVIGALSLIIYSLTLVPLLKYVFIVLRANDNGQGGTFALYSLLCRHANLKIIPNQHRTDEELTTYSRATIHERSFAAKTKRWLETHAFNKNSILMLVLVGTCMVIGDGILTPAISVLSAAGGIKVNRPDVDSGVVVLVAVVILVGLFSLQHYGTDRVGWLFAPIVLLWFLLIGGIGMYNIWNYDSSVLKAFSPVYIYRYLRRGGREGWTSLGGILLSITGTEALFADLAHFPVSSVQIAFTLVVFPCLLLAYSGQAAYLLLNLDHTKDAFYRSIPEKIYWPVFVVATAAAIVASQATITATFSIIKQALAHGCFPRVKVVHTSKNFLGQIYIPDMNWILMILCIAVTAGFKNQNQIGNAYGTAVVLVMLVTTLLMILIMLLVWHCHWILVVIFTLTSLVVECTYFSAVLFKVDQGGWAPLVIAGVFFIIMYVWHYGTLKRYEFEMHSKVSMAWVLGLGPSLGLVRVPGVGLVYTELASGVPHIFSHFITNLPAIHSVVVFVCVKYLPVYTVPEEERFLVKRIGPKNFHMFRCVARYGYKDLHKKDDDFEKKLFHNLFVFVKLESMMEGFSDSDEYSLYGQQTVESRDAVLNNNNNDNTASSNVDLSISTVDSIVPVRSPSPVNITVQSSDRVSSHTEVDELEFLNNCRDAGVVHILGNTVVRARRDSRFYKKIAVDYIYAFLRKICREHSVIFNIPHESLLNVGQIFYV, encoded by the exons ATGTACAGAGAAAAA AAATTTTCTGCGCTGTTGCTTCTTCGGCTTGCATATCAGAGTCTTGGTGTGGTTTATGGAGATTTGGGAACTTCCCCTTTGTATGTTTTCTACAATACATTTCCTCATGGAGCTAAAGATCGAGAGGATGTTATCGGAGCTCTTTCTTTGATTATATACTCTCTCACACTAGTGCCACTCCTCAAATATGTTTTTATTGTATTGAGAGCAAATGACAATGGCCAAG GTGGAACATTCGCTCTCTACTCCTTGCTTTGCCGACACGCAAACCTTAAAATCATTCCCAACCAGCATCGTACTGATGAAGAGCTCACCACATATAGTCGGGCTACAATCCATGAAAGGTCATTTGCTGCAAAAACCAAAAGATGGCTTGAGACACACGCATTTAATAAAAACTCCATCCTCATGCTTGTCCTTGTTGGTACCTGCATGGTGATAGGAGACGGGATTCTTACGCCTGCTATATCTG TTTTATCTGCTGCTGGAGGCATCAAGGTAAATCGCCCCGATGTGGATAGTG GCGTAGTTGTGCTGGTTGCTGTTGTAATACTAGTCGGGTTATTCAGCTTGCAACATTATGGTACGGATAGAGTTGGTTGGCTCTTCGCTCCAATCGTCTTGCTTTGGTTTCTGCTAATTGGAGGTATCGGTATGTACAACATATGGAATTATGACAGCAGTGTTCTAAAAGCATTTTCGCCTGTCTATATATATCGGTATCTAAGAAGAGGAGGGAGAGAAGGTTGGACTTCCCTTGGTGGTATCTTGCTTAGCATAACAG GGACGGAGGCTCTTTTTGCCGACTTAGCTCATTTTCCAGTCTCATCTGTACAAATTGCATTCACTCTAGTTGTGTTCCCTTGCCTTCTTTTAGCATATTCTGGACAGGCCGCCTACCTTCTATTAAACTTGGATCATACGAAAGATGCTTTCTACCGTTCTATTCCAG AAAAAATCTACTGGCCCGTATTTGTCGTAGCAACAGCAGCAGCTATTGTAGCTAGCCAGGCTACAATAACAGCAACCTTTTCAATTATTAAGCAAGCGCTAGCTCACGGCTGTTTCCCACGAGTCAAAGTTGTACATACATCAAAGAATTTCCTTGGCCAGATATATATTCCAGACATGAATTGGATCCTTATGATTCTTTGCATCGCTGTTACGGCTGGGTTTAAGAATCAAAACCAGATTGGAAATGCATATG GTACTGCTGTTGTGTTGGTCATGCTGGTTACAACACTGCTCATGATTTTAATCATGCTGTTAGTCTGGCACTGCCATTGGATTCTTGTCGTCATTTTCACACTCACATCGTTGGTTGTGGAATGCACATACTTCTCAGCTGTACTATTCAAAGTTGATCAAGGTGGTTGGGCACCGCTTGTAATTGCTGGAGTATTTTTCATTATAATGTATGTTTGGCATTATGGTACCCTGAAGCGCTACGAGTTTGAAATGCATAGTAAGGTCTCAATGGCATGGGTTCTTGGCCTCGGACCGAGTTTGGGACTTGTCCGTGTCCCTGGAGTTGGATTAGTATACACAGAGCTTGCAAGTGGAGTACCACACATCTTTTCCCACTTCATCACCAACTTACCAGCCATCCATTCTGTGGTGGTTTTCGTGTGTGTCAAGTATCTTCCTGTCTACACCGTTCCAGAAGAAGAACGATTCCTTGTAAAGAGGATTGGCCCCAAGAACTTCCACATGTTCCGGTGTGTGGCACGGTATGGCTATAAAGATCTGCACAAGAAAGATGATGATTTTGAGAAGAAACTATTCCATAATCTTTTTGTGTTTGTTAAGCTCGAGTCGATGATGGAAGGATTCTCTGATTCTGATGAGTACAGTTTGTACGGCCAGCAAACAGTGGAGTCTAGAGATGCTGTGTtgaacaacaacaataatgacAACACAGCTTCCTCAAATGTTGACTTGTCAATTTCGACAGTAGATTCAATAGTACCAGTTAGATCTCCATCACCTGTGAATATCACTGTACAGTCATCCGATCGTGTAAGCAGCCACACTGAGGTTGATGAACTCGAATTCTTGAACAACTGCCGGGATGCCGGGGTGGTCCACATACTAGGAAACACAGTTGTGAGAGCAAGGAGGGATTCAAGATTCTACAAGAAAATAGCTGTTGATTATATATATGCATTCCTTAGGAAGATATGCAGGGAGCATAGTGTGATTTTCAATATTCCTCATGAGAGTCTCCTAAATGTTGGTCAGATTTTCTATGTATAG
- the LOC107639124 gene encoding potassium transporter 11-like isoform X3 — translation MLTTNEAYGSNLKKKGSMWALDQNLDEPIDDDAVRIRNISKEKKFSALLILRLAYQSLGVVYGDLGTSPLYVFYNTFPHGAKDQEDVIGALSLIIYSLTLVPLIKYVFIVLRANDNGQGGTFALYSLLCRHANIKIIPNLHRTDEELTTYSRATIHEKSFAAKTKRWIEAHQYAKDTILILVLIGTCMMIGDGILTPTISVLSAVGGIKLTIPDVKNEVVVLVSVAIIVGLFSLQHYGTDRVGWLFAPIVLLWLLLIGAIGIYNILNYDRSVLRAFSPVYIYRYLKRGRREDWTSLGGIMLSITGTEALFADLAHFPVSSVQIAFTVLVFPCLLLAYSGQAAYLLNNLDHTQDAFYRSIPDKMYWPVFVVATGAAVVASQATISATSSIIKQARAHGCFPRVKIVHTSKKFLGQIYIPDINWILMVLCITVTAGFENQSQIGNAYGTAVLFVMLVTTFLMILIMILVWHCHWILAIIFAGVSLLVELSYCSAVLFKVDQGW, via the exons ATGCTGACAACAAACGAAGCATATGGGAGTAACCTAAAGAAAAAGGGTAGCATGTGGGCTTTAGATCAGAACCTCGATGAGCCTATTGATGACGATGCTGTGAGGATCAGAAATATATCCAAAGAAAAA AAATTTTCGGCTCTGTTAATTCTTCGGCTTGCATATCAGAGTCTTGGTGTGGTTTATGGAGATTTGGGAACTTCCCCTTTGTACGTTTTCTACAATACTTTTCCTCATGGTGCTAAAGATCAGGAGGATGTTATTGGAGCCCTTTCTTTGATTATATACTCACTTACACTGGTGCCGCTCATCAAATACGTTTTTATTGTATTGAGAGCAAATGACAATGGCCAAG GTGGAACATTTGCTCTCTACTCTTTGCTTTGCCGACACGCCAACATTAAAATCATTCCCAATCTGCATCGTACCGATGAAGAGCTCACTACATATAGTCGGGCCACCATCCACGAAAAGTCGTTTGCTGCGAAAACTAAAAGATGGATAGAGGCACACCAATATGCTAAAGACACTATCCTGATCCTTGTCCTCATTGGTACCTGCATGATGATTGGGGATGGGATTCTTACCCCAACTATTTCTG TTTTATCTGCAGTTGGTGGCATCAAGTTAACTATCCCTGATGTGAAAAATG AAGTGGTAGTGCTGGTTTCTGTTGCAATAATAGTTGGGTTATTCAGCTTGCAACATTATGGTACGGATCGAGTTGGTTGGCTCTTTGCTCCAATTGTCTTGCTTTGGCTTCTCCTAATTGGAGCTATTGGTATATACAACATATTGAATTACGATCGCAGTGTTCTAAGAGCATTTTCTCCGGTCTATATCTATCGGTATCTAAAAAGAGGACGGCGAGAAGATTGGACTTCCCTTGGTGGTATCATGCTCAGCATAACAG GAACCGAAGCTCTTTTTGCTGACCTGGCTCATTTTCCAGTCTCATCTGTACAAATTGCATTTACTGTTCTTGTATTTCCTTGCCTTCTCTTGGCGTACTCTGGACAGGCCGCCTATCTTCTGAATAACTTGGATCATACGCAAGATGCTTTCTATCGTTCTATTCCAG ACAAAATGTACTGGCCGGTATTTGTTGTGGCAACAGGAGCGGCTGTTGTTGCAAGCCAGGCTACAATATCTGCAACCTCTTCAATTATTAAGCAAGCCCGTGCTCATGGCTGTTTTCCGCGAGTCAAAATCGTACATACTTCGAAGAAGTTCCTTGGCCAGATATATATTCCAGACATCAATTGGATCCTTATGGTTCTCTGCATCACTGTTACTGCTGGGTTTGAGAATCAAAGCCAAATTGGAAATGCATATG GTACTGCTGTTTTGTTTGTGATGCTGGTAACAACATTTCTCATGATATTAATCATGATATTAGTGTGGCACTGCCATTGGATCCTCGCCATCATTTTCGCTGGCGTATCACTTCTCGTGGAGCTTTCATACTGCTCTGCTGTGCTATTCAAAGTTGATCAAG GGTGGTAG
- the LOC107639124 gene encoding potassium transporter 11-like isoform X1: MLTTNEAYGSNLKKKGSMWALDQNLDEPIDDDAVRIRNISKEKKFSALLILRLAYQSLGVVYGDLGTSPLYVFYNTFPHGAKDQEDVIGALSLIIYSLTLVPLIKYVFIVLRANDNGQGGTFALYSLLCRHANIKIIPNLHRTDEELTTYSRATIHEKSFAAKTKRWIEAHQYAKDTILILVLIGTCMMIGDGILTPTISVLSAVGGIKLTIPDVKNEVVVLVSVAIIVGLFSLQHYGTDRVGWLFAPIVLLWLLLIGAIGIYNILNYDRSVLRAFSPVYIYRYLKRGRREDWTSLGGIMLSITGTEALFADLAHFPVSSVQIAFTVLVFPCLLLAYSGQAAYLLNNLDHTQDAFYRSIPDKMYWPVFVVATGAAVVASQATISATSSIIKQARAHGCFPRVKIVHTSKKFLGQIYIPDINWILMVLCITVTAGFENQSQIGNAYGTAVLFVMLVTTFLMILIMILVWHCHWILAIIFAGVSLLVELSYCSAVLFKVDQGSWIPFLIAGAFFIVMYVWHYGKLKRYEFEMHSKVSMAWVLGLGPSLGLVRVPGVGLVYTQLSRGVPHIFSHFITNLPAIHSVVIFVCVKYLPVYTVPEEERFLVKRIGPKSLHMFRCVARYGYKDLHRRDDDFENKLFESLFLFVKLDCMMEGCSDSENYSSYEQTPAESNNNNENTHSSNMDLSVMSVDSLESDRSESHGNIASRPPEVDELEFLNKCRDAGVVHILGNTVVRTRDSRFFKKIAINFIYAFLRKICRENSVLFNIPHESLLTVGQICYI; encoded by the exons ATGCTGACAACAAACGAAGCATATGGGAGTAACCTAAAGAAAAAGGGTAGCATGTGGGCTTTAGATCAGAACCTCGATGAGCCTATTGATGACGATGCTGTGAGGATCAGAAATATATCCAAAGAAAAA AAATTTTCGGCTCTGTTAATTCTTCGGCTTGCATATCAGAGTCTTGGTGTGGTTTATGGAGATTTGGGAACTTCCCCTTTGTACGTTTTCTACAATACTTTTCCTCATGGTGCTAAAGATCAGGAGGATGTTATTGGAGCCCTTTCTTTGATTATATACTCACTTACACTGGTGCCGCTCATCAAATACGTTTTTATTGTATTGAGAGCAAATGACAATGGCCAAG GTGGAACATTTGCTCTCTACTCTTTGCTTTGCCGACACGCCAACATTAAAATCATTCCCAATCTGCATCGTACCGATGAAGAGCTCACTACATATAGTCGGGCCACCATCCACGAAAAGTCGTTTGCTGCGAAAACTAAAAGATGGATAGAGGCACACCAATATGCTAAAGACACTATCCTGATCCTTGTCCTCATTGGTACCTGCATGATGATTGGGGATGGGATTCTTACCCCAACTATTTCTG TTTTATCTGCAGTTGGTGGCATCAAGTTAACTATCCCTGATGTGAAAAATG AAGTGGTAGTGCTGGTTTCTGTTGCAATAATAGTTGGGTTATTCAGCTTGCAACATTATGGTACGGATCGAGTTGGTTGGCTCTTTGCTCCAATTGTCTTGCTTTGGCTTCTCCTAATTGGAGCTATTGGTATATACAACATATTGAATTACGATCGCAGTGTTCTAAGAGCATTTTCTCCGGTCTATATCTATCGGTATCTAAAAAGAGGACGGCGAGAAGATTGGACTTCCCTTGGTGGTATCATGCTCAGCATAACAG GAACCGAAGCTCTTTTTGCTGACCTGGCTCATTTTCCAGTCTCATCTGTACAAATTGCATTTACTGTTCTTGTATTTCCTTGCCTTCTCTTGGCGTACTCTGGACAGGCCGCCTATCTTCTGAATAACTTGGATCATACGCAAGATGCTTTCTATCGTTCTATTCCAG ACAAAATGTACTGGCCGGTATTTGTTGTGGCAACAGGAGCGGCTGTTGTTGCAAGCCAGGCTACAATATCTGCAACCTCTTCAATTATTAAGCAAGCCCGTGCTCATGGCTGTTTTCCGCGAGTCAAAATCGTACATACTTCGAAGAAGTTCCTTGGCCAGATATATATTCCAGACATCAATTGGATCCTTATGGTTCTCTGCATCACTGTTACTGCTGGGTTTGAGAATCAAAGCCAAATTGGAAATGCATATG GTACTGCTGTTTTGTTTGTGATGCTGGTAACAACATTTCTCATGATATTAATCATGATATTAGTGTGGCACTGCCATTGGATCCTCGCCATCATTTTCGCTGGCGTATCACTTCTCGTGGAGCTTTCATACTGCTCTGCTGTGCTATTCAAAGTTGATCAAGGTAGTTGGATACCCTTTTTAATTGCTGGAGCATTTTTCATTGTCATGTATGTATGGCACTACGGTAAGCTGAAACGATACGAGTTTGAAATGCATAGTAAGGTCTCAATGGCATGGGTTCTTGGCCTCGGACCGAGTTTAGGACTGGTTCGAGTCCCCGGAGTTGGACTAGTATACACACAACTCTCAAGAGGAGTACCACATATCTTTTCACATTTCATAACTAACTTGCCAGCTATACATTCCGTTGTAATTTTCGTGTGCGTTAAGTATCTTCCTGTCTACACTGTCCCGGAAGAAGAACGGTTCCTTGTCAAGAGAATTGGCCCCAAGAGTCTCCACATGTTTCGCTGCGTGGCGCGATATGGCTACAAAGATCTCCACAGGAGAGATGATGATTTTGAGAACAAACTCTTCGAAAGTCTTTTCTTGTTTGTCAAGCTTGACTGCATGATGGAAGGATGCTCGGATTCAGAGAATTACAGTTCGTATGAGCAAACACCGGCCGAGTCCAATAACAATAACGAGAATACACATTCATCGAATATGGATTTGTCAGTTATGTCAGTAGATTCACTAGAATCTGATAGATCTGAATCACATGGGAATATTGCTTCACGGCCACCTGAGGTCGACGAACTCGAGTTCTTGAACAAATGCCGGGATGCCGGGGTGGTTCACATTCTTGGAAACACAGTTGTGAGGACGAGGGATTCAAGATTCTTCAAGAAAATagctattaattttatatatgcaTTCCTTAGGAAGATATGCAGGGAAAATAGTGTGCTTTTCAATATTCCTCATGAGAGTCTCTTAACTGTTGGTCAGATTTGCTATATATAG
- the LOC107639124 gene encoding potassium transporter 11-like isoform X2, translating to MMIGDGILTPTISVLSAVGGIKLTIPDVKNEVVVLVSVAIIVGLFSLQHYGTDRVGWLFAPIVLLWLLLIGAIGIYNILNYDRSVLRAFSPVYIYRYLKRGRREDWTSLGGIMLSITGTEALFADLAHFPVSSVQIAFTVLVFPCLLLAYSGQAAYLLNNLDHTQDAFYRSIPDKMYWPVFVVATGAAVVASQATISATSSIIKQARAHGCFPRVKIVHTSKKFLGQIYIPDINWILMVLCITVTAGFENQSQIGNAYGTAVLFVMLVTTFLMILIMILVWHCHWILAIIFAGVSLLVELSYCSAVLFKVDQGSWIPFLIAGAFFIVMYVWHYGKLKRYEFEMHSKVSMAWVLGLGPSLGLVRVPGVGLVYTQLSRGVPHIFSHFITNLPAIHSVVIFVCVKYLPVYTVPEEERFLVKRIGPKSLHMFRCVARYGYKDLHRRDDDFENKLFESLFLFVKLDCMMEGCSDSENYSSYEQTPAESNNNNENTHSSNMDLSVMSVDSLESDRSESHGNIASRPPEVDELEFLNKCRDAGVVHILGNTVVRTRDSRFFKKIAINFIYAFLRKICRENSVLFNIPHESLLTVGQICYI from the exons ATGATGATTGGGGATGGGATTCTTACCCCAACTATTTCTG TTTTATCTGCAGTTGGTGGCATCAAGTTAACTATCCCTGATGTGAAAAATG AAGTGGTAGTGCTGGTTTCTGTTGCAATAATAGTTGGGTTATTCAGCTTGCAACATTATGGTACGGATCGAGTTGGTTGGCTCTTTGCTCCAATTGTCTTGCTTTGGCTTCTCCTAATTGGAGCTATTGGTATATACAACATATTGAATTACGATCGCAGTGTTCTAAGAGCATTTTCTCCGGTCTATATCTATCGGTATCTAAAAAGAGGACGGCGAGAAGATTGGACTTCCCTTGGTGGTATCATGCTCAGCATAACAG GAACCGAAGCTCTTTTTGCTGACCTGGCTCATTTTCCAGTCTCATCTGTACAAATTGCATTTACTGTTCTTGTATTTCCTTGCCTTCTCTTGGCGTACTCTGGACAGGCCGCCTATCTTCTGAATAACTTGGATCATACGCAAGATGCTTTCTATCGTTCTATTCCAG ACAAAATGTACTGGCCGGTATTTGTTGTGGCAACAGGAGCGGCTGTTGTTGCAAGCCAGGCTACAATATCTGCAACCTCTTCAATTATTAAGCAAGCCCGTGCTCATGGCTGTTTTCCGCGAGTCAAAATCGTACATACTTCGAAGAAGTTCCTTGGCCAGATATATATTCCAGACATCAATTGGATCCTTATGGTTCTCTGCATCACTGTTACTGCTGGGTTTGAGAATCAAAGCCAAATTGGAAATGCATATG GTACTGCTGTTTTGTTTGTGATGCTGGTAACAACATTTCTCATGATATTAATCATGATATTAGTGTGGCACTGCCATTGGATCCTCGCCATCATTTTCGCTGGCGTATCACTTCTCGTGGAGCTTTCATACTGCTCTGCTGTGCTATTCAAAGTTGATCAAGGTAGTTGGATACCCTTTTTAATTGCTGGAGCATTTTTCATTGTCATGTATGTATGGCACTACGGTAAGCTGAAACGATACGAGTTTGAAATGCATAGTAAGGTCTCAATGGCATGGGTTCTTGGCCTCGGACCGAGTTTAGGACTGGTTCGAGTCCCCGGAGTTGGACTAGTATACACACAACTCTCAAGAGGAGTACCACATATCTTTTCACATTTCATAACTAACTTGCCAGCTATACATTCCGTTGTAATTTTCGTGTGCGTTAAGTATCTTCCTGTCTACACTGTCCCGGAAGAAGAACGGTTCCTTGTCAAGAGAATTGGCCCCAAGAGTCTCCACATGTTTCGCTGCGTGGCGCGATATGGCTACAAAGATCTCCACAGGAGAGATGATGATTTTGAGAACAAACTCTTCGAAAGTCTTTTCTTGTTTGTCAAGCTTGACTGCATGATGGAAGGATGCTCGGATTCAGAGAATTACAGTTCGTATGAGCAAACACCGGCCGAGTCCAATAACAATAACGAGAATACACATTCATCGAATATGGATTTGTCAGTTATGTCAGTAGATTCACTAGAATCTGATAGATCTGAATCACATGGGAATATTGCTTCACGGCCACCTGAGGTCGACGAACTCGAGTTCTTGAACAAATGCCGGGATGCCGGGGTGGTTCACATTCTTGGAAACACAGTTGTGAGGACGAGGGATTCAAGATTCTTCAAGAAAATagctattaattttatatatgcaTTCCTTAGGAAGATATGCAGGGAAAATAGTGTGCTTTTCAATATTCCTCATGAGAGTCTCTTAACTGTTGGTCAGATTTGCTATATATAG